One segment of Leptodactylus fuscus isolate aLepFus1 chromosome 7, aLepFus1.hap2, whole genome shotgun sequence DNA contains the following:
- the FOS gene encoding protein c-Fos, whose product MYHGFPSNTDYEAASSRCSSASPAGDSLTYYPSPAASFSSLGSPLTPTELSTESSSSFVPTVTAISTSPDLQWLVQPTLISSVAPSQTRAHPYGTAPAYSRTGVIKGSSGRGQSLGRRGKIEQLSPEEEEKRRVRRERNKMAAAKCRNRRRELTDTLQAETDELEDQKSALQSEIATLLKEKEKLEFILAAHKPACKIPHDLEGAFQDITSSLDLGLIADVTCSSNSHEVTAEPLFPVGISQSSIPEKETTQLQVPIDLKSEPLDDFLFSSPAAGATDAARSVPDVDLSSTLYSSDWEPLYSTLPMEMEPLCTPVVTCTPTCTTYTTSFVFTYPEADSFPNCGAAHRRGSSSNEQSSDSLNSPTLLAL is encoded by the exons ATGTACCACGGATTCCCCAGCAACACTGACTACGAGGCGGCTTCATCTCGCTGCAGCAGCGCCTCTCCTGCAGGAGACAGCCTGACCTACTATCCGTCCCCGGCTGCTTCTTTCTCCAGCCTTGGCTCTCCGCTAACCCCTACG GAGCTTAGCACTGAATCCAGCAGCAGCTTTGTTCCCACAGTTACGGCCATCTCTACTTCTCCAGACCTCCAGTGGTTGGTGCAACCCACTCTGATCTCCTCTGTGGCACCATCACAGACCAGAGCCCACCCTTATGGGACAGCCCCAGCTTACAGCCGCACTGGTGTGATTAAAGGGTCATCAGGACGAGGCCAGAGCCTGGGCAGGAGAGGAAAAATAGAACAG CTATCTcctgaggaggaagagaagaggaGAGTAAGACGAGAAAGGAACAAAATGGCAGCAGCCAAATGTCGTAACCGTCGCCGGGAGCTGACTGATACACTGCAAGCT gagACAGATGAGTTGGAAGATCAGaaatctgccctgcagtctgagattGCTACCTTGCTGAAAGAGAAGGAGAAGCTGGAGTTCATTCTTGCTGCACATAAACCAGCCTGCAAGATTCCACATGATCTGGAGGGGGCATTTCAGGATATAACCTCTTCCCTGGATCTTGGACTAATCGCTGATGTCACCTGCTCTTCCAACTCTCATGAAGTCACAGCCGAACCTCTTTTTCCTGTTGGCATTTCTCAGTCTTCCATCCCAGAGAAGGAGACCACCCAGCTGCAGGTACCAATAGACCTTAAATCTGAGCCCCTGGATGACTTCCTGTTCAGCTCACCTGCCGCAGGAGCAACTGATGCTGCCCGTTCTGTACCCGATGTGGATCTGTCCAGCACCCTGTACTCTTCTGACTGGGAGCCCCTGTACAGCACACTGCCAATGGAAATGGAGCCACTGTGCACTCCTGTTGTTACCTGCACTCCAACATGCACCACCTATACCACGTCATTTGTTTTCACCTACCCAGAGGCCGACTCTTTTCCCAACTGTGGAGCTGCCCATCGCAGAGGAAGCAGCAGCAATGAGCAGTCATCTGACTCTCTTAACTCTCCCACCTTACTTGCCTTGTAA